A single window of Deltaproteobacteria bacterium DNA harbors:
- the recA gene encoding recombinase RecA — MSKEKNEKWKALSSALAAIEKQFGKGAVMRMGEDQEPPVVATIPTGSVGLDLALGVGGYPKGRLVEVYGPEASGKTTLALQAIAQCQAQGGTAAFIDAEHALDTRYAKALGVNLEELLISQPDTGEQALEIADELVRSGAIDLIVVDSVAALVPRAEIEGEMGDAHMGLQARLMSQALRKLTGAVAKTGTTIMFINQIRMKIGVMFGNPETTTGGHALKFYASVRLDIRRIGPLKEADKIVGSRVRVKVVKNKLAPPFQEAEFDVRYGLGVDRDAEAVDLACNEGVMEKNGAWFSFDGERVAQGRERAAAWFKDHPEAVAKLMDKVKTSRSTALLMPSQSGGEVAQA, encoded by the coding sequence ATGTCCAAGGAGAAGAACGAGAAGTGGAAGGCGCTCTCGAGCGCGCTGGCGGCGATCGAGAAGCAGTTCGGCAAGGGGGCGGTGATGCGCATGGGCGAGGACCAGGAGCCGCCGGTCGTGGCCACCATTCCCACCGGCAGCGTGGGGCTCGACCTCGCGCTCGGCGTGGGCGGCTACCCCAAGGGCCGGCTGGTGGAGGTCTACGGCCCCGAGGCGAGCGGCAAGACCACGCTCGCGCTGCAGGCCATCGCCCAGTGCCAGGCGCAGGGCGGCACCGCGGCCTTCATCGACGCGGAGCACGCGCTCGACACGCGCTACGCGAAGGCGCTCGGCGTGAACCTGGAGGAGCTGCTCATCAGCCAGCCGGACACCGGCGAACAGGCATTGGAGATCGCCGATGAGCTCGTTCGCTCGGGCGCGATCGACTTGATCGTGGTGGACAGCGTGGCCGCGCTCGTGCCCCGCGCGGAGATCGAGGGCGAGATGGGCGACGCGCACATGGGCCTGCAGGCGCGCTTGATGAGCCAGGCGCTTCGCAAGCTCACCGGCGCCGTGGCCAAGACCGGCACGACCATCATGTTCATCAACCAGATCCGCATGAAGATCGGCGTGATGTTCGGCAACCCAGAGACGACCACCGGCGGCCACGCGCTCAAGTTCTACGCGAGCGTGCGCCTCGACATTCGCCGCATCGGCCCGCTGAAGGAGGCCGACAAGATCGTGGGCAGCCGGGTGCGCGTGAAGGTGGTGAAGAACAAGCTCGCCCCGCCGTTTCAGGAGGCTGAGTTCGACGTGCGCTACGGCCTGGGCGTGGATCGCGACGCGGAGGCGGTGGACCTGGCCTGCAACGAAGGCGTGATGGAGAAGAACGGCGCCTGGTTCAGCTTCGACGGCGAGCGCGTGGCCCAGGGCCGCGAGCGCGCCGCCGCCTGGTTCAAGGACCACCCCGAGGCCGTGGCCAAGCTCATGGACAAGGTGAAGACCTCGCGGAGCACCGCGCT
- a CDS encoding GxxExxY protein: MGWFFGSDEGGEEQELCNHVIGAAFSVRRELGGRFDADVYRKALDWELKQRSVSVQAQPALVVKYQGRPVGEFRPDLLVGERVLVELESSPKLTPRRLDDARRALAAARIARGVVLNFGAPKLEYRRVEAA, from the coding sequence ATGGGGTGGTTTTTCGGATCGGACGAGGGCGGCGAAGAGCAGGAGCTGTGCAACCACGTCATCGGCGCGGCGTTCTCGGTGCGCCGTGAGCTAGGCGGCCGCTTTGATGCGGACGTCTATCGCAAGGCGCTGGACTGGGAGCTCAAGCAGCGAAGCGTGAGCGTCCAGGCGCAGCCCGCACTGGTGGTGAAGTACCAGGGCCGGCCCGTCGGCGAGTTCCGGCCGGATCTGCTGGTGGGTGAGCGCGTGCTGGTGGAGCTGGAGTCGTCGCCGAAGCTGACGCCGCGCAGGCTCGACGACGCCCGGCGCGCGCTCGCCGCGGCGCGGATCGCCCGGGGCGTGGTCCTGAATTTCGGTGCGCCCAAGCTGGAGTACCGGCGCGTGGAAGCGGCTTGA